The following is a genomic window from Bos taurus isolate L1 Dominette 01449 registration number 42190680 breed Hereford chromosome 11, ARS-UCD2.0, whole genome shotgun sequence.
CTTGGCAGATGATTGATGTCTTCAGTAGTCATTCCTTCAAGGAGTTTTCCCTATCCCAGttgatttctccctttctttgttttctgtaataCTTATGTACAATTTGGATTGAACACTCATGgtagacttttttcttttcacatgaatctgttttaattctcatttaaaaaaaaaaaaaaagctcatgtGGCACAGGGAAAATACACCTTGATTTGTTAGGCAGATTAATAAGTGAGATTATGAACAGACTATGTATCCAGACTGAGAAAATAACCACCTATGATCTGTCTTTtcagaaaatcaatgaaaatcgCTGAATTTCAGACCTCTCCTGGTTGCTGAGGGACTTCTGGTGACACTGTTCTCTTAGTTCAGGTTTGTATCTATACTTGAAAGTTACCTAGCGGTATCCCCAGAGGAGCTTTTAATTCTAGCCCATCACTCATCCCCAGGATGAAGAGATACCTTCTTTTTGAATAGTGAAATCCAGACAAGACAAATCAAAAACACATTGTTAAACAAAGATAGAGATCATTTCTTTGTACCCCTCTATTGCCCCAGTATCATCTTATTTTAGTCCCCTGTCATTAAGACCACCTGCTTTAGTGAGGGGGGACCAGGAGAGTAAATATGGATTAGCCACCCATCATGGCTTGACTCTGGACATTGAAAGGATTTCTAGAAACGGAGCAAGAAATTGGGGCCTCTGATTAGGTTCAGCCTTCACCCTAATTCTTCCAGCTGGTGGGCTCCGCTTGTTCCTGTAATTGTGGAAACAGTTTGCCTGTCATCGTCTTCTTGCCGCTTCTTAAATAGCCACTAGGCGAGGATGTGGCTCCATGAAGGTTCTGTCCTGTGGGACTTGGTCCCTTACCAGTCTCTCTAAGCCtgctctgtgtgtctgttttgtacCTTGTTCCCCAGTTGGTTCATAAAGAGCTTGGGTTCTGCAGTCACTCAGGCCTGGATTTGACTCTCTGAAAGGTTTCCCCGCTCTGTGAAATTAGGATAAAAGGACCCACCTGCTGTGGGAAACCGGCATGCTCTCAGGCCACAGGTGGGAGTATACCAGATGCCCAAGGTACCGGTGTGAGTCCTCTTCACCTCAGCATTTCTTCTGACTCTTGATACTGTGGGTGTGCTAGTATGTGtgcagtggtgtgtgtgtgcgcacgcgtgcGTGcttgttcatcacagcattagtAGCAAAAGGTGGAAATCACATAAATATCCACCAGGAGGTGGAATAAGCTAGCGTGCATCCTTACAGTGGAGTACAGTGCTGGGTGGGGGCGGAAAACAGAAGGTGCTGACTGTGCCTTGCTAAGGAGAGATCTCCAaggtatttcatttaaaaaaagaacacaagatTCCGAACAGCGTGTCCTGTACAGTTAACTACTTCCGTGTTAAAGGGGGCAGTGGGGGAagatgaaataaatttttgtgtTTGTCTACATATACTCAAGAGATGAGAAACACACACAGCATTCATTAGACCTACCTGGTTTTTTGTGGGAGTATCTAGTGGTAAATATTTTTGCCTGATTTATATGAAAAATTGGCGGCTTTGTCTTCCCCTGTTGGACTCCTTGGTTCCTTGTAAGGTGCCTTGCTTCATTAATTCTGTCTCCTCGtggcgcccccgccccgccccgccccatgCTCTGTGCGCAGGCGCTGTCCACATGCCCTGTGTCCTctgggggtaggggagggagacTTGCATGTGCAGCGTATTCTATATCTGAACCACATGTACCCAGTTCAAGGCAGTCGTTCTTCTGATGAGTCCCTGTGCACACGATGGCCATGAGAAGTGGTAAGTGTGCACATGACCTGTGTTCTGCTCTTGGCTCGCTGCTGACTGGAGCCTCGCCAGTCAGCCAGGCCGGGCAGAACACTCTTGTTTTCTGGGCATGCTGTCCCCACCAGTGGTGTTTCCGGTGTGAGGGCCGAGCAGGATGAGCCCCCTCCGTGGCCACCTCCACCTGCTCTGGCTTCCCTGCTGCCCCAGCACCTCCTGTTGCCATCAGTGCCTTCTTGTCTCTGAGGAAACGAGGCTGTTTGTGGCTAGGTTTTAGCTTTGAGGTTGGCAGTGCATTCCAGGCAGCTGCCCAGATCCTGGGCGCTTGTACTCCCTTGCCTCCCTGTTCAGTCCTCCGGGAGTTCTCCTGCCTGCTTTCATTCCAGCCTCATCTGGCCATGGCTCCCAGCAGAGCCCTCGCCTGCACACTCAGGCTCAGGGTCCCCCCTCTGTGGTCCGTGAAGCTCCTGTTGGAATGGCTCTGTTCTCAGATCCAGCTCCCAGTCATTCCTTCCCTCGCCCCAAGGGCTCACCCTGGTTCTCTCCTCCTTGCTGCCTGCCCTGTGTACTTGTCTGTTGTTGTCACATGCCTGCATGCCGTGTGACCACTGCCATTGTCATCCACCTGGACTTCCACGGCTTCCCTCAGTTACCCATTAATTGGAACCCAGGTCAGCGGGAGGACAGTTGGTGCTGTAGCCCTGGCCATCCTTGGAATGAGAAGTGCCCACCTGCTGCACAGCCCAGGGTGTGGCTTCCCGACTGCCTCTCCTTCGCCAGCAGAGCAGGCACTGTGGGAGCCCTGAGCTCAGCCACAGCCTGAAGTAGAGCAGTCAGAGCCAGGCTGGAGCCGCTTGCCTGCTGCTGGGCTGTGGTGACGGCAACTGCTGCAGCGCTGGCACAGGGAGGGCCCCAGCCAGGCCCCTGGCCCCGTGGGGCTGGGCCAAAGGGACAGGTGACCTTGTGTGTTCAGTCAccaggtcgtgtccgactctttgcaaccccaaggactgcagcacaccaggcctccctgcccctcaccatctcttggagttggctcaagttcatgtccattgggtcagtgaagccatccagccatctcatcctctgtcaccctgttcttctgcctttagtctttcccaggtgttttccagtgagtcggctgttcacatcagctggtcaaaatattggagcttcagcatcagtccttccaatgaatattcagggttgatttcctttaggattaactggtttgatctccttgctttccaagggactctcaagagtcttctctagcaccatagttcaaagcatcagttcttcagcgctctgcctttatggtccagctctcacatccatacatgactactggaaagactgtagccttgactatgtggaccttcatcagcaaagtgatgtctttgcctttttacacactgtctaggtttgtcatagctttcctgccaaaaagcaattgtcttctaatttcatggctacagtcaccatctgcaccaatcttagagcccaagaagagaaaatctgtcactgcttccacatcttccccttctgtttgccatgaagtgggaccggatgccatgctcttaggtttttttaaatattatggcTCAGACAGCAAGGGTGACTTTAGGCAGGACCAAACCAtgactccggagaaggcaatggcaacccattccagtactcttgcctggaaaatcccatggacggagggccttgtgggctgcagtccatggggttgctaggagtcggacacaactgaagcgacttagcagcagcagcagcagcagcaaaccatgACTCAGGCTTCccagtactagtggtaaagaacccacctgccaatgcaggtagacgtaatagatgtgggtttgattcctgggttgggaagatcccctggaggaggggatggcaacccacctcagtattcttgcctggagaatcccatggactagaggagcctggtgactgcAGTGTACGGGGTTgaaaagagacacgactgaagcaacttagcacgcagcacAAAGCTTGACTCTGGTTTGGACTTGCGTTGACCCTCCTGGGCATCTGTTGGGTCTCAGGGTGTATCTCGGGGTGCAGGTGTTTACAGTTGGCCTTGGCCTTGCTGGGGGCAGGTATGATAGGATGGGCTCCGGCCACATAACAGCAGAGGACAGGATAACAGCTCCTGCTTCCCCTTCGGAAGGGTCTCGAGCTGAGGAAAAGCCACACCTCTGTTCTTCTTTGAGGAAGTAGCcatcatttatttgttcttttggccaaaaaaattttGTCTTAATCATTAAGAAACAAAAGGTTTCCTGGTCATGGAAGCAGGAAGTTTATCTTTGTCTCTCCCTTTCCCATCTTGTAGGGAGCTGAAGCTTCAGCAgaatcctgacccagggacatcTCAATGGCCCTGGgagcagaaaaggcagagggggaGGCGTCCTCAGACACGAAAGCCCCTTCCTGTGGGAGCTGGAGCCGTGGGGAGCAGGAGCTGATCCCCGTAGGGCCTGTGCTCGGGGAGCAGCCACCACGCCTGGAAGCCGAGGGAGGACCCGCCTCTCCTGTTGAGGGCACCGAGGGGCTCCCCGGCCCTGCCTGCTATGGTGGGGTTGGCCCTGGCCCCTCCAGAGCCTGCCAGCCACCAGCAAGCGGGGCCAGCAGGGAGCCAGCAGCTGGTGGGTCTAAGCCCGCTTTTGGTTGCGTGCCTTCTGCTGGCCTGGAGACTGGTGATCTGCCCTCTGCAGGAAGTCAGGTAGGCACCAGGGTAGTGGGGCTGTCCTTTGAGAGTCCACTCCAGCATTGTCTCACCATCTTACAGTTTCCCCAGCACCCGTGTGAGGCGGGGAGGTAGGGGAGCTTAGGTAGCTTGAATGTGCTGATTTCTGTTCTGCAGGCTCATATGGACAGGTGGGCCCAGCAGATAGCTCTGTCCACAGCATCTCCACTTCTTCAGGAGTATGACTGGTGACCTTTTGAGGATTGGGGATGCTGTGACCAAGACATCCTGCCcagagggcaggcaggggagCCACGGTGGGGGACCCATGTCCTGTGTTTGACTTGGTGATGTGGAGGCTTTCTGGAGCCCCTGGGGAGACGTGGGGAAGAAGGTTCCAGGGCCATGGGCTCCTGGGGGCTGTATCCCACTGGGCCCTTGGGGACCTGGCAGCACTATCTCTGGGCAAAGAGGATTTCAGGGGCCTCCCTGACTACAGGCAACCTCGCCTAGTGGGTGTCATGTGGAGCAGGGAGTCCTGACTGTCTCTGACCTCGGGCAAACCACCGGATCTTGCAGGCCCTCAGGACAGTTGGGAAGGTTACCTGATTGACCTGTCCCTCCCAGCTCCGACAGCCTGTGGTGGTCTGCCTGCCAAGACCTCTCATGGTGACGGCTTTGATCTGTGCCATGTCATCGTGGCACTGGCTACCACGTGCTGCTGCCCAGAGCCCTGTGACGTGAGGAAGTTCTGAGCGTGACTGCCTGGGAGAAGACAGAGGCTAGGCCCACCTGCCAGGGGGCTGGGGCACTGCGAGGCTCAGGGCACCTGAGTCAGACTGAGTGAGCGAACACAGAGATGGGCTGTTCGTGTCAGTCTGGTGCTTGTTGCAGCGCTGCTGTTGGTTGAGCTCTCATTGTTCACCCTGGAGCTCATTTAATCTGCATAGCCTGAGGAGGCGGCCCTGTCACCACCCCCGCTTTGCAGGTGAGGGAAGTGAGGCTCAGAAGTGAGAGAAGTGAGTCTGGGAGCTGGCAGCTAGGGGTGGCCTCAGGGCTGTCTGGTTCTAAAGCCCACACCCTAACCTCTAGTGCCACCCTGCCTCCCTGGGGGTGGGCTCTTCATCGAGCTGATTAAAAGTCTGAGTGAGGAGGCTGGGGTGAATGACTCATTTTGCCACTATTGAGTCACCGCTGGGTGTGAGCCGAGcgggtggggcctggtgggccgccTGACTGCCAGGTTCGGATGTGTGTCCTGTCAGCAGCGGAACTGCTGAGGTCCTGCTTGCGCAGGGCACGCTTCTCAGAGGTTAGGCAGTGTGTTCCAGCTTCAGCACGACAGAGCTATTTGAGTTCTGCTGGCTCACGAAGGAGGCATCTGTGCAGGAAGAACCGGGGAGGAAcggtggtgggggttggggagatcAGCTCCGGGAGGACTGTCTGCTCCCCTCATCTCCATCTCCAGCTGCACCctcactgtgtctgactcttgcaccAGGTAGCAGGCTCTTCTTTTCAAGAACTTTCCTCCGGGTCATCTGGGTCCCCAAAACCACCCCAGAGTTGTCCCCGAAGAGAGAAGTCTGGCTCGCCTGTTTGatcttttccctccctcctgtcACTGTAGATGGAGGAGACCAGGCTTCCTGCCCCGGAGGCGCTACCTCAGACTCACGCCATTCCCAGAGCTGCTGCTCTTTGCTTGGGACACGATGCTGACACCGAAGATGACCCGTCTCCTGTGGAATCGCCGCAGGTGCCAGACCTCTGCCCACAGTCTCCCATCTCGGGCTTCCCGTGCCCATCGAGGTGGAGGTCGGCCGTGAGCCCAGGGACGCCCGCGCCACCATCTTCCAGTTGCAGCATGTCCGCCTCTTCCCCAGGCAGCAGTCTCCAGGGTCACCAGGAAAAGGCGGAGCCTCGGAGTGGCTGCCTCGCCAAGGTCTCCTCCTCCTTGGAGCTGGCTGTCCCGCCGTCAGCGCCCTCAGTGGTCAGCCCTGGGCCTCGGCTCCAGTGGTTGCCCCAGCCTGTGTCCTCAGCGGGTGATGCCTCCGGGCTGGGCAGGAGACGTCTCTCCTTCCAGGCCGAGTACTGGGCCTGTGTGCTGCCCgattccctgcctccctccccagaccGCCGCTCCCCACTCTGGAACCCGAACAAAGAGTACGAAGATCTGCTGGACTACACCTATCCCCTCAGGCCCGGGCCCCGGCTCCCAAAGCAGCTCGATAGCCACGTGCTGGCTGAGCCCGTCCTGCAGGACTCGGGCATAGACCTGGATAGCTTCTCTGTCTCCCCGGCGAGCACCCTTAAGTCACCCACTAACGTCTCCCATAGTTGCCCACCAGCCGAGGCCGCTGCCCTGTCATTCTCTGGGCCCAGAGAGCCAAGCCTTAAGCGGGGGCCCTCTGGAGTACCCCAGAAGCAGGGTGGTGTGGGGTTAGCATCTTGCAGCCTCTTTGCCTCTACTCCCAGAGCCCCAAGCGGTAGGGCCACTCCTTGGGTGAGCAGAGAGCCAGCCCGGAGGAACCTGAGGGACTGGCCACCTGTGGGCCGGCACCTTGAGCTGGGTTCTCCACGCCTGAGGACAAGGGACAAAGGGTGGTCCTCACCTGGGctggagagggagaagggggccAGCCAGGGCCTCAGGCGCCTCACCTGCGAGGAGTCTGGATGGAAACCCCAAGAGGAGGTGGAAAGTGACGACGAGTATCTGGCCCTACCCACTCGGCTGACACAGGTTTCTAGCGTGATTTCGTATTTGGGCTCCATTCCCACCTTGGTGCCCCTGTCCACGGATGCTGCCGAAGGGCAGAGCTCCCTGGACGTGTCAGACAGTGATGGGCCAGCTTCCCTCCCGTCAGACTCCAGCCAAAGCCAGCTTCCCTCCGGGGCTACCCTCAGAGGGTCCTGGAGTGCTGAGGACCAGAAGCACTGTTTGCGACGCTCCTTCGTCCATGCAAGGCGCTCTGCCAGAGAGGGCAGTCTGGTGAGCAGCCAGGCCCTGGGAGTCTCCTCCGGACCAGTGAGAACGCGCGCCTCCTGGTCAGCAGTGTTGGATCCAGATGCTGAAGGGCAGCCTCCCAGGAAGGGCGGCGAGCAGGGGAAAGAGTCACTCGTGCAGTGCGTGCAGGTAAACTCAGCGTCTCGGCACTGTTGCCTTCTTCCCCCGTCCACTGACCTTGTAGGAAGCTTGGTGACGTTGAGCACTTAGGTGCCAGGCGCCGTACTGCACCTTCTGTCCAGTCCTGATAAGGACTGGCATTCTCTTGTCAACGCTGGAGGAAAAGGCAGCGAGATGTTAGGTAACCTGCGCCTTCACTGTCAGTGAGAGTAGAGCCTGTGCTGCTAACCACTCCCCAGGCTGCTTGACCTTGAGGATCAAGAGGCCCTCTGCACAAGAGGGACCTGTGCTCAGATGCCTTCAGGAAGTACAGGCTCAATAAAAGTGTTTTCTTGGCCAAAAGACTGCCCAGAGCTTTAATTTGATAAAGTGCTGTAGCTGCAGATTGGAGGGTGTCAGGCACACTGTTGCCTAGACTTGCTGGACTCGTGTGGACCGTGTGAGAAAGGAGGTGGAGCTGCTACTGCATGGAACAGGGTTGTCCGCGCCAGGTAGTTGTGTGTTCTGGCTCCATCTCTTTAGTTTGCTTGTTGGTAGGATGTGGAGCTTTGCCTCCTTGGTCGTTGTGtgggttaaatgaaataattcatgtCCCGGACCTTGCACAGTCCCTCACATGAGGATGTTCAGGCGCGCAGCTGTCCACACCCTGGGAGAGCCCAGGGCCTGCCTCCCGCCTGAGCGCCCAGATGTGTCCACAGGCAGCAGGGCAGCCAGCCGAGGGCTGTGTCCCCAGGAGCGACGCCGCGGAAGTTTTCTAGCTCTCAAGGAGGGCTTTAGCCTGCCCTGTGGTGTCATGTGGACTTTGTTTGTACTGTGGAGCAGGTGGTACAGGTGTTAGCATGTGGAAGAGTGAAGCCGTGGGGTACAGGCCTGGGCTCCCAGCCCCTGGTGAGTGGCTGGCAGGAGTCTGGGGCCCGGCTCCCTGGGCGGGAAGGAGCAGCACAGGGACAAGCAGCTTCAGTTGTTTTCAGGTGTAGGATCAGGTCAGTCTTGGTCACGGTCCCATGTTCTATGTCCACATCTTCCCCAGGAGCAGTTCTACAGTCAGTACAGTGCTGACTGAGGAACTGACCTGTGTCGGGCAGGTCCCTTCTGGGCCGCTCTttgccctctgccctctcccccatGTGCCCTGCCCTGTCCCTGCACACAGGGCTGGCCCTTCACAGACCAAGGGGCCACAGAGCCATGGTGAGCCCTCCATGTTGCCCTGGCAGAAGTCTAGTCACGGGTGGGGACAGACCAGGAGCAGAGGGGAGACAACACCTTGGTGGGGAATGCAGCCTGTAGCCTGGGATCCCCCAGATATTTTTAGCCTGTGGTTCCATGGGTGACACACGATTTATTTGTCCACACAGACATTTTGTTGTCAGCTGGAAGAGCTGATCCACTGGCTGTATAACGTTGCAGACACTACTGACCACCTCACTGCACCCAGATCCAACCTCACAGGCCTCAAGTCTTCTCTGCAGCTTTACCGGGTAATAAGTGGTCCTGGTTTCTGACTGTTCACTCACTAGATGGTGGTAAATTACTTGACTAGAAGGTAAAAGTTTGGGTGACTGATGCACAGTGTCATGATCCATTGACTTTTACCTGAAATCTAATCAGACATCTTACTGGAAATCTAATTCTTTTCAAATCCTTAATGCTGAAAAACTAACATGTATGAGTTACTTCCCAGACCAAGTAGAGCTTGAAGAAAGTCCATTTTATTTACCTTCAATCCAGAATACTTCAGGGTTATTTGCAATGTGATTTTCCAAAtgtctcaggcttccctgatagctcagttggtaaagcaatgcagagactccagttcgattcctgggttggggagattccttggagaagggccaGGCTAcctgctctggtattcttgggcttcccttgtggctcagctggtaaagaatctgcctgcaatgtgggagacctgggttcgatccctgggttgggaagatcccctggagaagggaaaggctacccactccagtattctggcctggagaattccatggactgtagtccatggggtcacaaagagtcagacacagctgactttcactttacagatTCTCAGGGATTGATAGACAGAGATCTGCATTGTTAGGAAATCACAAGACTActgaaattaagtaaaattaaaagattaagtTTTTCAGTTCTGGCCACATTCCGAGTGTTTGGTCATCACATTTGTCTGGTGGCTACCATATTGAATAGAGCctttagaacatttctatcatcaCAGAAAACTCTGTTGGACAGCCCTGACTGGTATTTTTAGGATTTGAGCTGAATTGCACTGACTCCAGAATACACACAAGGCATTTTGATGGTATTTAAACCAAAATATGACCCAGTTTGCTTCTCAAGGTATTCTTTTGAAGGGTAGGGGTTACCTCTTTTtagattttgttattttaaggaTCTCTTTGTGGGTCCTGGTTAACTTTGTAACGGGTGTATTTTGTGACATTTTGTGCTGTTCTGGCATAGTTATCAGTAGGCCCTCTTTCATTCTCAGAAGTGTTCTGAATTGGATGATAAAGTATCAGTCAATACTGATATCACTTGATACTGATATTCACatcaactgagccacctgctGGCTTACATTGCATCTGTCTGGTTGACCCAGTCTTTCTGTTGCCTCTTCCGGAGGAGCAGAGGTAGTGTTTGTGGCCTGAACTTGTGGTTTAGTCCAGTTTTCTGGGACAGTTCTTTGAATAGAAGAGTGTGTGATTTACTTGTGACCAAGCCAGGGCCACACCACCCAACTCAGAGCTCTTTCCACACCCAGGCAAGACGGGGGACCCTTTGTTTTCCAACTTGGAGCCAACTAAAATTGAGGGGCAAGGCCTTGCCTGGGTGGGCCAGCTGCCCTACCCTCGTGGGAATGCTGCTTCCTGCTGAATGGAGAGTGGTTGCCAGAGTTCCTTTCCCAGAGCACActtgagagaggagaggaaggctgAGCGTGAGGGCCCACTCCCAGGAGGCCCAGGGCAGCACCACCATGGAGAGGGCACTGCTTGGAGTTTGGACCCACTGGGGTGGCCTTTCCAGCAGGCCTCCGCCCCACTCCCCTCCTAGCAGGCGCCTCACAGCAGCTCTGTTGCCACCACTTtattctcctcctgtcctctgcGTGTCAGGCCAGTCACATGCACCTATCCTGCTTTGTGGGTAGAGCTGAGAGCTGAGCTGGGAGTCACTGCAGGTTAGCGAAGCCTAGCCCGCTTGTGTCATCCACACGACTGTATCACCAGGTGGGACCCCACTGTCAGCGCTGCTGCACCCAGGATGGCGCCTGGCTCACGCCCACATGTGAGCTGCCTCGAGCCTACTTAGATACCACATATAAGCACATGTACACTGGTTCACACACGTTTCACTTGTGACCCTGTCTTGTGTATTTTGTCTTAACACAGTGGGTTTGTGGCAGCATATAAACTGCAGAGAACTAAAGAAATAATCAATACAGGTAATTAGGGCAAACGAAAACAAGACAGGAATATAGTAAATCCAGAAGTAAAACTGCAACTTCAGAATGTGAACTGCACCCTGTGCTGAAGGTGGTCATGGATTTGACTTCACATCTTAGCAGCTGAAGGAAAAACCAGAAACGGTTACAAGGCTTGgtactgcaaggggaaaagaaatcAACCGCTCAGGAGACTCACAGCTTCCCTGACGCCATCCCACGGCCTCAGGTCCAGAGAGAGCGGGACAGGGAGGACGTGGGGCAGGCTGCAGCTGCCTGTGGCCACACTGAAGGCGCCTCTGTGGCTCTGCGGGTCCACTAGAATGGAAGACAGTCTCAACAGGCCCGTGAGCCTAAATGGGACCCTTTGAGGTGTAGCCCACACGGGAATCCCGGCCTCCAGGCTGTTCAGGAGCCAGGCTCTGCCAGGGAAAAGAAAACTCTGCTTTTGTCAAGTTGTAAACAGAAAAACAGGATTGACTCTGGGTTTGCTTTGGGCTCAAAGAAGATGAGGTTAAACTACTGCAC
Proteins encoded in this region:
- the CEP68 gene encoding centrosomal protein of 68 kDa isoform X2; the encoded protein is MALGAEKAEGEASSDTKAPSCGSWSRGEQELIPVGPVLGEQPPRLEAEGGPASPVEGTEGLPGPACYGGVGPGPSRACQPPASGASREPAAGGSKPAFGCVPSAGLETGDLPSAGSQMEETRLPAPEALPQTHAIPRAAALCLGHDADTEDDPSPVESPQVPDLCPQSPISGFPCPSRWRSAVSPGTPAPPSSSCSMSASSPGSSLQGHQEKAEPRSGCLAKVSSSLELAVPPSAPSVVSPGPRLQWLPQPVSSAGDASGLGRRRLSFQAEYWACVLPDSLPPSPDRRSPLWNPNKEYEDLLDYTYPLRPGPRLPKQLDSHVLAEPVLQDSGIDLDSFSVSPASTLKSPTNVSHSCPPAEAAALSFSGPREPSLKRGPSGVPQKQGGVGLASCSLFASTPRAPSGRATPWVSREPARRNLRDWPPVGRHLELGSPRLRTRDKGWSSPGLEREKGASQGLRRLTCEESGWKPQEEVESDDEYLALPTRLTQVSSVISYLGSIPTLVPLSTDAAEGQSSLDVSDSDGPASLPSDSSQSQLPSGATLRGSWSAEDQKHCLRRSFVHARRSAREGSLVSSQALGVSSGPVRTRASWSAVLDPDAEGQPPRKGGEQGKESLVQCVQTFCCQLEELIHWLYNVADTTDHLTAPRSNLTGLKSSLQLYRQFKKDIDEHQSLTESVLQKGEILLQSLLDNTPVLKDVLGRISRQPSALESHADRLYDTILASLDTLAGCTLTPDSTPAAHRSTGVKGISLASSLNEM
- the CEP68 gene encoding centrosomal protein of 68 kDa isoform X3, encoding MALGAEKAEGEASSDTKAPSCGSWSRGEQELIPVGPVLGEQPPRLEAEGGPASPVEGTEGLPGPACYGGVGPGPSRACQPPASGASREPAAGGSKPAFGCVPSAGLETGDLPSAGSQMEETRLPAPEALPQTHAIPRAAALCLGHDADTEDDPSPVESPQVPDLCPQSPISGFPCPSRWRSAVSPGTPAPPSSSCSMSASSPGSSLQGHQEKAEPRSGCLAKVSSSLELAVPPSAPSVVSPGPRLQWLPQPVSSAGDASGLGRRRLSFQAEYWACVLPDSLPPSPDRRSPLWNPNKEYEDLLDYTYPLRPGPRLPKQLDSHVLAEPVLQDSGIDLDSFSVSPASTLKSPTNVSHSCPPAEAAALSFSGPREPSLKRGPSGVPQKQGGVGLASCSLFASTPRAPSGRATPWVSREPARRNLRDWPPVGRHLELGSPRLRTRDKGWSSPGLEREKGASQGLRRLTCEESGWKPQEEVESDDEYLALPTRLTQVSSVISYLGSIPTLVPLSTDAAEGQSSLDVSDSDGPASLPSDSSQSQLPSGATLRGSWSAEDQKHCLRRSFVHARRSAREGSLVSSQALGVSSGPVRTRASWSAVLDPDAEGQPPRKGGEQGKESLVQCVQQFKKDIDEHQSLTESVLQKGEILLQSLLDNTPVLKDVLGRISRQPSALESHADRLYDTILASLDTLAGCTLTPDSTPAAHRSTGVKGISLVSRATPEEETCPQTPVPDSGTEFLF
- the CEP68 gene encoding centrosomal protein of 68 kDa isoform X1, with the translated sequence MALGAEKAEGEASSDTKAPSCGSWSRGEQELIPVGPVLGEQPPRLEAEGGPASPVEGTEGLPGPACYGGVGPGPSRACQPPASGASREPAAGGSKPAFGCVPSAGLETGDLPSAGSQMEETRLPAPEALPQTHAIPRAAALCLGHDADTEDDPSPVESPQVPDLCPQSPISGFPCPSRWRSAVSPGTPAPPSSSCSMSASSPGSSLQGHQEKAEPRSGCLAKVSSSLELAVPPSAPSVVSPGPRLQWLPQPVSSAGDASGLGRRRLSFQAEYWACVLPDSLPPSPDRRSPLWNPNKEYEDLLDYTYPLRPGPRLPKQLDSHVLAEPVLQDSGIDLDSFSVSPASTLKSPTNVSHSCPPAEAAALSFSGPREPSLKRGPSGVPQKQGGVGLASCSLFASTPRAPSGRATPWVSREPARRNLRDWPPVGRHLELGSPRLRTRDKGWSSPGLEREKGASQGLRRLTCEESGWKPQEEVESDDEYLALPTRLTQVSSVISYLGSIPTLVPLSTDAAEGQSSLDVSDSDGPASLPSDSSQSQLPSGATLRGSWSAEDQKHCLRRSFVHARRSAREGSLVSSQALGVSSGPVRTRASWSAVLDPDAEGQPPRKGGEQGKESLVQCVQTFCCQLEELIHWLYNVADTTDHLTAPRSNLTGLKSSLQLYRQFKKDIDEHQSLTESVLQKGEILLQSLLDNTPVLKDVLGRISRQPSALESHADRLYDTILASLDTLAGCTLTPDSTPAAHRSTGVKGISLVSRATPEEETCPQTPVPDSGTEFLF
- the CEP68 gene encoding centrosomal protein of 68 kDa isoform X5; translation: MALGAEKAEGEASSDTKAPSCGSWSRGEQELIPVGPVLGEQPPRLEAEGGPASPVEGTEGLPGPACYGGVGPGPSRACQPPASGASREPAAGGSKPAFGCVPSAGLETGDLPSAGSQMEETRLPAPEALPQTHAIPRAAALCLGHDADTEDDPSPVESPQVPDLCPQSPISGFPCPSRWRSAVSPGTPAPPSSSCSMSASSPGSSLQGHQEKAEPRSGCLAKVSSSLELAVPPSAPSVVSPGPRLQWLPQPVSSAGDASGLGRRRLSFQAEYWACVLPDSLPPSPDRRSPLWNPNKEYEDLLDYTYPLRPGPRLPKQLDSHVLAEPVLQDSGIDLDSFSVSPASTLKSPTNVSHSCPPAEAAALSFSGPREPSLKRGPSGVPQKQGGVGLASCSLFASTPRAPSGRATPWVSREPARRNLRDWPPVGRHLELGSPRLRTRDKGWSSPGLEREKGASQGLRRLTCEESGWKPQEEVESDDEYLALPTRLTQVSSVISYLGSIPTLVPLSTDAAEGQSSLDVSDSDGPASLPSDSSQSQLPSGATLRGSWSAEDQKHCLRRSFVHARRSAREGSLVSSQALGVSSGPVRTRASWSAVLDPDAEGQPPRKGGEQGKESLVQCVQTFCCQLEELIHWLYNVADTTDHLTAPRSNLTGLKSSLQLYRQFKKDIDEHQSLTESVLQKGEILLQSLLDNTPDQTTRTY
- the CEP68 gene encoding centrosomal protein of 68 kDa isoform X4, with amino-acid sequence MALGAEKAEGEASSDTKAPSCGSWSRGEQELIPVGPVLGEQPPRLEAEGGPASPVEGTEGLPGPACYGGVGPGPSRACQPPASGASREPAAGGSKPAFGCVPSAGLETGDLPSAGSQMEETRLPAPEALPQTHAIPRAAALCLGHDADTEDDPSPVESPQVPDLCPQSPISGFPCPSRWRSAVSPGTPAPPSSSCSMSASSPGSSLQGHQEKAEPRSGCLAKVSSSLELAVPPSAPSVVSPGPRLQWLPQPVSSAGDASGLGRRRLSFQAEYWACVLPDSLPPSPDRRSPLWNPNKEYEDLLDYTYPLRPGPRLPKQLDSHVLAEPVLQDSGIDLDSFSVSPASTLKSPTNVSHSCPPAEAAALSFSGPREPSLKRGPSGVPQKQGGVGLASCSLFASTPRAPSGRATPWVSREPARRNLRDWPPVGRHLELGSPRLRTRDKGWSSPGLEREKGASQGLRRLTCEESGWKPQEEVESDDEYLALPTRLTQVSSVISYLGSIPTLVPLSTDAAEGQSSLDVSDSDGPASLPSDSSQSQLPSGATLRGSWSAEDQKHCLRRSFVHARRSAREGSLVSSQALGVSSGPVRTRASWSAVLDPDAEGQPPRKGGEQGKESLVQCVQTFCCQLEELIHWLYNVADTTDHLTAPRSNLTGLKSSLQLYRQFKKDIDEHQSLTESVLQKGEILLQSLLDNTPGFSPTGSGCEPGVLSLKLR